The following proteins are co-located in the Micromonospora viridifaciens genome:
- a CDS encoding DUF418 domain-containing protein, with product MSWNGLGNVGTIDGGRPRPAARQARQRVVALDVLRGFALCGILLANVKPIAHRGGELGTAHVPETTTAMVLHLLVDQRFFPIFSLLFGVGFSLLLESAQARARQPRVVLLRRLLALLAVGLLHLLLLWKGDILTVYAALGLLVLLPSTWLPRRVVAITAGVLIVLSVTLLGGWYSVIPGLFLLGSALTRYGVVRRIDSGPRTTAVLGLIFALAAVPTAVIQLRAGSSDPGSTASRIAYPAAGLLAAGAYVCGMLLLLRTRLAGPLTAVFRPLGRMALTNYLTATVLVLAISGVVGDSDRWPVGGVVAVAAAVLLVQWMWSVVWLRRCHQGPVEWLWRWVTWWQRPPLRRPR from the coding sequence ATGTCATGGAATGGTTTGGGCAACGTCGGCACCATCGACGGCGGCCGGCCCCGGCCCGCCGCGCGCCAGGCGCGGCAGCGCGTCGTCGCGCTCGATGTGCTTCGGGGCTTCGCCCTGTGCGGGATCCTGCTGGCGAACGTGAAGCCGATCGCCCACCGCGGCGGCGAACTCGGCACCGCGCACGTACCGGAGACGACTACGGCGATGGTGCTGCATCTGCTGGTCGACCAGCGATTCTTTCCGATCTTCTCGTTGCTGTTCGGCGTCGGCTTCTCGCTGTTGCTGGAATCGGCGCAGGCGCGGGCCCGGCAACCGCGAGTGGTGCTGCTGCGCCGGCTGCTGGCGCTGCTGGCCGTGGGCCTTCTCCACCTCCTGCTGCTGTGGAAGGGCGACATCCTCACCGTGTACGCGGCGCTCGGCCTGCTGGTCCTGCTGCCCTCCACGTGGCTGCCGCGTCGCGTGGTGGCGATCACCGCCGGGGTGCTCATCGTGCTGTCGGTGACTCTGCTCGGCGGCTGGTACTCGGTGATCCCCGGTCTGTTCCTGCTCGGTTCGGCACTGACCCGGTACGGGGTGGTCAGAAGGATCGACTCAGGTCCACGTACCACTGCGGTGTTGGGGTTGATCTTCGCCCTTGCCGCCGTGCCCACGGCGGTGATCCAGTTGCGCGCCGGGTCGTCCGACCCGGGCAGCACCGCGTCCAGGATCGCCTATCCGGCGGCCGGGTTGCTGGCCGCCGGTGCCTACGTGTGCGGGATGTTGTTGCTGCTCAGGACGCGGCTGGCCGGGCCGTTGACCGCCGTGTTCCGGCCGCTGGGACGGATGGCGTTGACGAACTATCTGACCGCGACGGTGCTGGTGCTGGCGATCTCCGGCGTGGTCGGCGACTCGGACCGCTGGCCGGTCGGCGGGGTGGTCGCGGTCGCTGCGGCGGTCCTCCTGGTGCAGTGGATGTGGTCGGTAGTCTGGCTGCGCCGGTGCCACCAGGGGCCGGTCGAGTGGCTGTGGCGTTGGGTGACGTGGTGGCAGCGGCCGCCGCTGCGGCGCCCGCGATGA
- a CDS encoding DinB family protein translates to MTDNVEMTMAFPSPTVPAAGRTEVFLRYLDYFREMVLSKVSALPDDELRRSRLPSGWTPLELLKHLRYVELRWIEWGFQGREVEKPWGDHREDRWYVAPDETLDGLIAALRAQGAHTGAVVASSELTTVGAPGPRWDGAQPASLERVLFHLLQEYARHLGHLDIVTELAGGPTGE, encoded by the coding sequence GTGACGGACAATGTCGAGATGACGATGGCGTTCCCTTCACCGACGGTTCCAGCAGCAGGGCGGACCGAGGTGTTTCTGCGGTACCTCGACTACTTCCGGGAGATGGTGCTGTCGAAGGTTTCCGCGCTACCCGATGACGAGCTACGCCGTAGCAGGCTTCCGTCGGGTTGGACACCGCTTGAGCTACTCAAGCACCTGCGTTACGTCGAGTTGCGCTGGATCGAGTGGGGATTTCAGGGGCGCGAGGTCGAGAAACCGTGGGGAGACCACCGCGAGGACCGGTGGTACGTCGCGCCCGACGAGACACTCGACGGCTTGATCGCGGCGCTGCGTGCACAGGGTGCGCATACCGGAGCCGTGGTCGCAAGTAGCGAGCTCACGACGGTTGGGGCTCCTGGTCCGAGATGGGACGGTGCACAACCGGCGTCGCTGGAGCGCGTGTTGTTCCATCTTCTGCAGGAGTACGCCCGTCATCTCGGACACCTCGACATTGTCACAGAGCTCGCCGGTGGCCCGACCGGCGAGTAG
- a CDS encoding maleylpyruvate isomerase family mycothiol-dependent enzyme: protein MSSNGTPNRTTRSPAAVRDRRRQRSTQGDIQDPLHRTHRQYRQWVDEDYLHIKQIRSLTKTKVQRPACGSERTADSVTAVDVMDMIADERRRVADLIAALSPEQLATPSLCGDWTVKQVAGHLVASIAAPRRLLLPLILRSGFNVHRANARLARLVARRSVDDLAAALRDNAQNAFRPPIVGYPGQLTDLQVHGQDIRRPLGLPHQLRPERLRMSLNFLIGSRAVGFVPRGRRVGLRFEATDLDWAWGGGPVVQGTAEAVMLALAGRPVVLAELHGDGVKVFRDRLMH from the coding sequence GTGTCCAGCAACGGCACACCGAACCGGACGACGAGATCACCAGCCGCGGTCCGCGACCGACGCAGGCAAAGATCGACCCAGGGAGACATACAGGATCCTCTCCATCGAACCCACCGCCAATACCGGCAATGGGTCGACGAGGATTACCTGCATATCAAGCAGATCCGGTCGCTCACCAAAACGAAGGTGCAGCGCCCGGCCTGCGGCAGTGAGCGGACGGCAGATAGTGTCACCGCCGTGGACGTGATGGACATGATCGCGGACGAGCGGCGTCGAGTCGCCGACCTCATCGCTGCGCTGAGCCCGGAGCAGTTAGCCACGCCAAGTCTGTGCGGGGATTGGACCGTCAAGCAGGTGGCCGGCCACCTCGTCGCATCCATCGCGGCACCGCGTAGGCTACTTCTGCCGCTGATCCTGCGTAGCGGCTTCAACGTGCATAGAGCCAACGCTCGGCTGGCCCGACTGGTAGCCCGTAGGTCGGTTGACGACCTGGCGGCCGCATTGCGGGACAACGCGCAGAACGCCTTTCGGCCGCCCATCGTTGGGTACCCCGGTCAGCTCACCGACCTGCAGGTGCATGGACAGGACATTCGCCGCCCGCTCGGCCTGCCGCATCAGCTTCGCCCGGAACGTTTGCGGATGTCGCTGAACTTCCTGATCGGCAGTCGCGCGGTGGGTTTCGTGCCTAGAGGCCGGCGGGTCGGGCTGCGGTTTGAGGCGACAGACCTGGATTGGGCGTGGGGCGGTGGTCCGGTCGTTCAGGGCACAGCTGAGGCGGTAATGCTCGCCCTGGCTGGCCGACCCGTTGTACTCGCCGAGCTACACGGAGACGGAGTCAAGGTGTTTCGCGACCGGTTGATGCACTGA
- a CDS encoding tyrosine-type recombinase/integrase → MLDTYLEFLAVRSRPNTVVAVAYDLKVFFTVVGKPPAQVVGADVLAFVTAQHTGRPAGRLQGVVDGSAGLSARTVRRRLSSVSGLYAFLQARGDVPANPVPRGLPTRRERQRPRQGVPLVRTPRTLPRILQPPQVDALLAALRTHRDRAMAEAMVLGGLRRCEVLGLGWLICRPPPGGCSSPTARAGASG, encoded by the coding sequence TTGCTGGACACCTACCTGGAGTTCCTGGCGGTGCGGTCCCGGCCGAACACCGTAGTGGCGGTCGCCTACGACCTGAAGGTCTTCTTCACGGTGGTCGGCAAGCCGCCGGCGCAGGTGGTCGGGGCGGACGTGCTGGCATTCGTGACCGCGCAGCACACCGGCCGGCCAGCCGGCCGGTTGCAGGGGGTCGTCGACGGCTCGGCAGGGTTGTCGGCGCGGACGGTGCGCCGGCGGTTGTCGAGCGTGTCGGGGCTGTACGCGTTCCTGCAGGCGCGTGGCGACGTGCCCGCCAACCCGGTACCGCGTGGCTTGCCGACTCGGCGGGAACGGCAGCGTCCGCGGCAGGGCGTGCCGCTGGTACGCACCCCACGGACGCTGCCGCGCATCCTGCAGCCGCCGCAGGTGGATGCGCTATTGGCGGCGCTGCGCACGCATCGAGATCGGGCCATGGCCGAGGCGATGGTGCTGGGTGGGCTGCGCCGCTGCGAGGTGCTTGGCCTAGGCTGGCTGATCTGCAGGCCGCCGCCCGGCGGGTGTTCATCGCCGACGGCAAGGGCGGGCGCCAGCGGCTGA
- a CDS encoding tyrosine-type recombinase/integrase translates to MFIADGKGGRQRLIPISARFFAWLAAYLQTERPADAATDRVFVVLKGPRRGMPLSPAGLDQILDSARQRAGLSQVTCHQLRHTCLTRLREAGMALEAVQAQAGHASIESTRIYLHLADDWLASQYRKAAEAIDAQLLPGEPPSRILSIVDGAGR, encoded by the coding sequence GTGTTCATCGCCGACGGCAAGGGCGGGCGCCAGCGGCTGATCCCGATCTCGGCCCGGTTCTTCGCCTGGCTGGCGGCCTACCTGCAAACTGAACGGCCTGCCGACGCGGCCACCGACCGAGTGTTCGTGGTGTTGAAGGGGCCACGTCGAGGGATGCCGCTGTCGCCGGCGGGACTGGATCAGATCTTGGATTCCGCCCGCCAGCGGGCCGGACTGAGCCAGGTGACCTGCCACCAGTTGCGCCACACCTGCCTGACCCGACTACGGGAGGCCGGCATGGCCTTGGAGGCAGTGCAGGCCCAAGCCGGGCACGCCTCGATCGAATCCACCCGCATCTACCTGCACCTGGCCGACGACTGGCTCGCCTCCCAATACCGCAAAGCCGCCGAAGCCATCGACGCGCAACTGCTACCCGGCGAACCACCCAGCCGCATCCTGTCGATCGTGGATGGAGCAGGTCGGTGA
- a CDS encoding tyrosine-type recombinase/integrase: protein MSESPRLPSWGQLADVIPDMVTTMRRYLDQISCILRPGSVRGADQALRSLAAFLAQHAPDVSSVADIGRRHMEDFRQWLADRSGYRTARLTPATLAHRLGTLRMFFVRISEWDWPDAPPRVPIIPADLPRQGHPLPKALDDAAAARLLRAAQNQPRMLARVVVEVLLRTGLRVGEFTALPADAVVLIGAAHWLHVPVGKLHEDRYLPLHPHLVTLIADYRATHVAPDNPLLLPRVNGRPLDRHTVTRLINKAGTAAGLPHIHPHQLRHTLATQAINRA, encoded by the coding sequence GTGAGCGAATCACCACGGCTACCCAGCTGGGGCCAGCTAGCCGACGTCATACCGGACATGGTCACCACGATGCGCCGCTACCTGGACCAGATCAGCTGCATACTGCGCCCAGGCAGCGTCCGCGGCGCCGACCAGGCCCTACGTTCCCTGGCCGCGTTCCTGGCCCAACACGCGCCGGACGTGTCCAGCGTCGCCGACATCGGCCGCCGCCACATGGAGGACTTCCGCCAGTGGCTGGCCGACCGATCCGGCTACCGCACTGCCCGGCTCACCCCAGCGACCCTCGCGCACCGGCTGGGCACGCTACGGATGTTCTTCGTGCGCATCAGCGAATGGGACTGGCCCGACGCCCCGCCACGGGTGCCGATCATCCCCGCCGACCTGCCCCGCCAAGGCCACCCACTGCCCAAAGCGCTCGACGACGCAGCCGCCGCAAGACTGCTGCGCGCCGCCCAGAACCAGCCCCGCATGCTGGCACGCGTCGTGGTCGAGGTGCTGCTACGCACCGGACTACGCGTCGGCGAGTTCACCGCCCTACCCGCCGACGCGGTCGTGCTCATCGGCGCCGCCCACTGGCTACACGTGCCCGTCGGCAAGCTCCACGAGGACCGCTACCTGCCCCTGCACCCGCACCTGGTCACCCTCATCGCCGACTACCGCGCCACCCACGTCGCCCCCGACAACCCACTCCTGCTGCCACGGGTAAACGGCCGACCGCTGGACCGACACACCGTCACCCGACTGATCAACAAAGCCGGCACCGCCGCCGGGCTACCCCACATCCACCCCCATCAGCTACGCCACACCCTCGCCACCCAGGCCATCAACCGGGCATGA
- a CDS encoding alpha/beta fold hydrolase, whose product MAGNRQILFIQGGGAGAHDEWDDKLFDSLRRELGDGYEVRYPRMPDEDDPSYARWSADIRREMTALDDGAVVAGHSVGGTVLINALAERPPERELRAIVLIAAPFVGAGGWPGDEFELPHDLGARLPQRVPVHVFHGLQDETVPPSHADLYARAIPQAQLHRLPGRDHQLGNDLSEVAKTISS is encoded by the coding sequence GTGGCAGGGAATCGGCAGATTCTGTTTATCCAGGGCGGCGGCGCGGGCGCGCACGACGAGTGGGACGACAAGCTGTTCGACAGCCTGAGGCGAGAGCTCGGGGACGGGTACGAGGTCCGCTACCCGCGCATGCCCGACGAGGACGACCCGAGCTACGCCAGATGGAGCGCGGACATCCGGCGTGAGATGACGGCCTTGGACGACGGCGCGGTCGTCGCCGGCCATTCGGTGGGCGGGACGGTCCTCATCAACGCGCTCGCCGAGCGGCCACCGGAACGGGAGCTCCGGGCGATCGTGCTGATCGCCGCTCCGTTCGTCGGCGCGGGCGGCTGGCCTGGCGACGAGTTCGAGCTGCCGCACGACCTAGGCGCGAGGCTGCCGCAAAGGGTGCCGGTGCATGTGTTCCATGGGCTCCAGGACGAGACTGTCCCACCGTCGCATGCCGATCTGTACGCCCGTGCCATCCCGCAGGCACAGCTGCACCGGCTGCCCGGGCGCGATCACCAGCTGGGCAATGACCTGAGCGAGGTGGCGAAGACGATTAGTTCCTGA
- a CDS encoding VOC family protein: protein MLPFWRALLGYRQIDDDYLADPARRGPGFGLQPMDARRPQSNRMHHDVAVLHDQAEARIAAALAAGGQLVSDAHAPKWWVLADAEGNAACVATWVGRE, encoded by the coding sequence GTGCTGCCGTTCTGGCGGGCGCTGCTGGGTTACCGCCAAATCGATGATGACTATCTAGCCGACCCGGCGCGCAGGGGCCCGGGCTTCGGGTTGCAGCCAATGGACGCCCGGCGTCCACAAAGCAACCGGATGCACCATGATGTCGCCGTTTTGCATGATCAGGCCGAGGCCCGCATCGCCGCCGCATTGGCCGCAGGTGGCCAGTTGGTCTCTGATGCGCACGCACCGAAGTGGTGGGTCTTGGCCGACGCCGAGGGCAACGCGGCGTGCGTCGCCACCTGGGTCGGCCGAGAATAG
- a CDS encoding DUF3592 domain-containing protein — protein sequence MLYMVGAVVIVLFFAGIFLVIAYIGFAVIRTRWIQGEFRRSGRGIRVEGVCVDLGWTGSGLVRSGIRYQREDGRESFAWTRYRPSIPVQVGDTARVLYDPKGKAHAVVNGDFNEGSYVAGALLCAFGLFFFGGLLYVVFW from the coding sequence ATGCTGTATATGGTCGGCGCCGTTGTGATCGTTCTCTTCTTTGCCGGGATCTTTTTGGTCATTGCCTACATCGGGTTCGCTGTGATTCGGACGCGGTGGATCCAGGGTGAATTCCGGCGGAGCGGCAGAGGAATTCGCGTGGAGGGGGTGTGCGTGGACCTCGGCTGGACGGGCAGTGGTCTCGTCCGGTCGGGGATTCGGTACCAGCGCGAGGATGGGCGTGAATCGTTCGCTTGGACCCGGTACAGGCCTTCCATTCCCGTGCAGGTCGGTGACACGGCCAGGGTGCTGTACGACCCGAAGGGAAAGGCCCACGCCGTGGTCAATGGGGATTTCAACGAAGGGTCGTACGTGGCTGGCGCGCTGCTCTGCGCTTTCGGTCTCTTCTTTTTCGGAGGGTTGCTCTACGTGGTCTTCTGGTGA
- a CDS encoding CPBP family intramembrane glutamic endopeptidase: protein MPLVVLWFYLVTCVAAALFGLVQPTLAIDPVIIQLNQFGPAVGVLAVLLAWRRWRPPLATGFGLSRQVLIRLVVVVVLAGVIFAVFVGITGLAGVSRHGIRPGQLPYPFWLILAAQLIGACGEEFGWRCFLQPYVRARCGVVSSGALVGLLWGAWHVQVFSRGLVFAAGFLAMAVALSIMLAVLQEQSRHGVLIIAGGFHMLVNIGMLLLTGDSNGDAVQLSLTAACVLTACGVLLAAARRGIALTGVGGGDRA, encoded by the coding sequence ATGCCGTTGGTGGTCCTCTGGTTCTACCTGGTGACCTGCGTGGCTGCGGCGCTGTTCGGGCTGGTGCAGCCCACCCTGGCGATCGATCCGGTGATCATCCAGCTCAACCAGTTCGGTCCCGCTGTCGGTGTGCTGGCGGTGTTGCTGGCCTGGCGGCGTTGGCGACCTCCGCTGGCCACCGGGTTCGGCCTGTCGCGCCAGGTCCTGATCCGGCTGGTCGTCGTCGTCGTGCTGGCGGGGGTGATCTTCGCTGTGTTTGTGGGCATCACCGGGCTGGCCGGTGTGTCGCGGCACGGTATCCGCCCGGGGCAACTGCCGTACCCGTTCTGGCTGATTCTGGCCGCGCAACTGATCGGCGCCTGCGGCGAGGAGTTCGGCTGGCGGTGCTTCCTCCAGCCGTACGTGCGGGCCCGCTGCGGGGTGGTCTCCTCGGGCGCCCTCGTCGGGTTGCTCTGGGGAGCGTGGCACGTTCAGGTCTTCAGTCGGGGGCTGGTGTTCGCCGCCGGTTTCCTGGCTATGGCGGTCGCGCTCTCGATCATGCTCGCCGTGCTGCAGGAGCAGTCCCGCCACGGAGTTTTGATCATCGCCGGTGGTTTCCATATGCTCGTCAACATCGGCATGCTGCTGCTGACCGGCGACTCCAACGGCGACGCCGTCCAGTTGTCTCTCACCGCGGCGTGCGTGCTCACCGCGTGCGGCGTGCTCCTCGCCGCCGCGCGGCGTGGCATCGCGCTCACCGGAGTCGGGGGAGGAGACCGGGCGTGA
- a CDS encoding sensor histidine kinase, producing the protein MNDILASKRTGWPARLAAPGRGLLLVGLALAEAVVACVVAAASMLIPLGVGLYLFPPSVAWLSGLAERARGYARRWSGVTVARPEPARPAVPAGLLGRVRWCWRTLTDREFWCEYRWSLVDPIVGAFVAGIPFALVVYGVFGALVQPFVWQPIDRAGGSNWYTFVHVNTGTRAMLAVPIAVAVTVLGLWCGPWLLRVHARLTRALLTLDRTAELTRRVEQLAGTRAAAVDSSAAELRRIERDLHDGAQARLVAMGMSLSNAERLIERDPETARALVAEVRQSSSKALQELRDLVRGIHPPVLADRGLPDAVRALALDSPLEVQVDARLAHRLPPPLESAVYFAVNELLANTAKHSGADRVDVAIALDEGLLRVRVRDDGCGGADPSRGSGLRGVQRRLAAFDGALRVHSPAGGPTVIELEIPCGS; encoded by the coding sequence GTGAACGACATCCTTGCCTCGAAACGCACTGGCTGGCCGGCCCGGCTCGCGGCTCCCGGACGCGGTCTTCTGCTCGTCGGCCTGGCACTGGCGGAGGCCGTCGTGGCCTGCGTGGTCGCGGCCGCGTCCATGCTGATCCCGCTCGGCGTCGGGCTGTATCTTTTCCCGCCGTCGGTGGCCTGGCTGTCGGGCCTGGCCGAACGCGCCCGCGGGTATGCCAGGCGGTGGTCCGGGGTGACGGTGGCCCGCCCCGAGCCGGCCCGGCCGGCGGTGCCCGCCGGGCTGCTGGGGCGGGTCCGCTGGTGCTGGCGAACCCTCACCGACCGGGAGTTCTGGTGCGAGTACCGCTGGTCACTGGTCGACCCGATCGTCGGGGCGTTCGTCGCCGGTATCCCGTTCGCGCTTGTCGTCTACGGCGTGTTCGGTGCGCTGGTGCAGCCGTTCGTCTGGCAGCCGATTGACCGTGCCGGCGGGAGTAACTGGTACACGTTTGTCCACGTCAACACCGGGACGCGGGCGATGCTGGCGGTGCCGATCGCAGTGGCGGTCACCGTGCTCGGGCTGTGGTGCGGGCCGTGGCTGCTGCGGGTGCATGCCCGGCTGACCCGGGCGTTGCTCACCCTCGACCGGACCGCGGAGCTGACCCGCCGGGTCGAGCAGTTGGCCGGGACCCGGGCCGCAGCCGTGGACAGCTCGGCCGCCGAGCTGCGCCGTATCGAGCGGGACCTGCACGACGGCGCGCAGGCCCGGCTGGTCGCCATGGGCATGAGCCTGAGCAACGCCGAGCGGCTGATCGAGCGCGACCCCGAGACGGCGCGTGCCCTGGTCGCGGAGGTGCGCCAGAGCTCGTCGAAGGCGTTGCAGGAACTACGGGACCTGGTCCGGGGCATCCATCCGCCGGTGCTCGCCGACCGTGGTCTTCCTGACGCGGTGCGGGCGCTCGCCCTCGACAGTCCGCTGGAGGTTCAGGTCGACGCCCGACTGGCACACCGGCTGCCGCCGCCGCTGGAGTCGGCGGTCTACTTCGCGGTGAACGAGCTGCTGGCCAACACGGCCAAACACTCCGGAGCGGACCGGGTCGACGTCGCCATCGCACTGGACGAGGGACTGCTGCGCGTCCGGGTACGCGACGACGGGTGCGGTGGCGCGGACCCGTCCCGAGGCAGCGGGCTGCGTGGGGTGCAACGCCGGCTGGCGGCCTTCGACGGGGCGCTGCGGGTGCACAGCCCGGCCGGCGGCCCGACCGTGATCGAGTTGGAGATCCCGTGCGGGTCGTGA
- a CDS encoding response regulator — protein MRVVIAEDLFLLRDGLARLLREHGFEVDAVDNGPELLDLLLDDPPGVAVVDVRLPPTFTDDGLRAALAARRRHPGLPILLLSQYVEQLYARELLDDGAGAIGYLLKDRVFDADQFLDAVRRVAGGGTVLDPEVITRLLRRNDARGTVSALTERERDVLQLMAEGRSNSAIAAQLHVSDSAVTKHIASIFGKLDLAPSTDDNRRVLAVLAYLNQ, from the coding sequence GTGCGGGTCGTGATCGCGGAGGATCTGTTTCTGCTGCGGGACGGACTGGCCCGGCTGCTGCGCGAGCACGGCTTTGAGGTCGACGCGGTGGACAATGGCCCCGAGCTTCTTGACCTGCTGCTCGACGATCCGCCCGGCGTGGCGGTCGTCGACGTCCGGCTGCCGCCCACGTTCACCGACGACGGGCTACGCGCGGCACTCGCCGCCCGCCGACGCCACCCCGGCCTGCCGATCCTGCTCCTGTCGCAGTACGTCGAGCAGCTTTACGCCCGCGAACTGCTCGACGACGGCGCTGGCGCGATCGGGTACCTCCTCAAAGACCGGGTCTTCGATGCCGACCAGTTCCTCGACGCGGTCCGGCGGGTGGCCGGTGGCGGAACCGTACTCGACCCTGAGGTCATCACCCGGCTGCTGCGCCGCAACGACGCCAGAGGAACCGTCAGCGCCCTGACCGAGCGGGAACGTGACGTGCTCCAGCTGATGGCCGAGGGCCGCTCGAACTCGGCGATCGCCGCTCAGCTCCACGTCAGCGACAGCGCGGTCACCAAGCACATCGCGAGCATCTTCGGCAAGCTCGACCTGGCACCGTCCACGGACGACAACCGCCGCGTGCTCGCCGTGCTTGCTTACCTCAATCAGTGA
- a CDS encoding CU044_5270 family protein, whose product MDDITLVRQLRAEVAEPDSATLHRMRNNVVAGLRDGSSSRPARSGLGVRLLAAFRHRRPAVRFGLVAAAVAAVVASTIVVDAVTTPDGRPVVGHAAAAAELRRAAAAAIRVSDQPLQPGQFYYLRTVAVAGNSIGGGPCGGLFYLRKDVYETWVPKAWEEQWMQRRVDEAERQFFRPSDEARANQCQLHALSASTEVRKAPAGLFYPEGLHRPAKEPQDGTGAVVYDLSPEEVTRRLAAGNWQSPTPQFMAGLPRDPKQLLERIYRDSKGQWDSHDDEAFLFVRDVLRSGVVPADLRAALFSAAALIPGVRLVSDSVNLEGRHGVAVAMSDEGKTRVEMIFDPETGDVIGEREVLLTPNHIEGVPAGTAVAYTAVSRQVVGAMGATAKN is encoded by the coding sequence ATGGATGACATCACGCTGGTGCGCCAACTCCGCGCAGAGGTCGCCGAGCCCGACTCGGCGACGCTGCACCGCATGCGAAACAACGTTGTCGCGGGCCTCCGCGATGGGAGTTCCAGCCGGCCGGCCCGGAGCGGGCTGGGCGTCCGGCTGCTGGCCGCCTTCCGCCATCGTCGTCCCGCCGTCCGGTTCGGGCTGGTGGCGGCGGCGGTCGCGGCGGTCGTCGCGAGCACGATCGTGGTGGACGCCGTGACGACGCCCGACGGCCGCCCGGTCGTGGGCCACGCGGCTGCCGCAGCCGAACTCCGGCGGGCAGCCGCCGCGGCGATCCGGGTCAGCGACCAGCCCCTGCAGCCCGGCCAGTTCTACTACCTCCGCACGGTCGCGGTGGCTGGCAACAGCATCGGCGGCGGTCCCTGCGGGGGGCTGTTCTACCTGCGCAAGGACGTCTACGAGACCTGGGTTCCGAAGGCTTGGGAGGAGCAGTGGATGCAGAGGCGGGTCGACGAGGCGGAGCGGCAGTTCTTCCGGCCGTCCGACGAGGCCAGGGCGAACCAGTGCCAGCTCCATGCCCTGTCCGCCAGCACTGAGGTACGTAAGGCCCCGGCCGGTCTCTTCTACCCCGAAGGTCTCCACCGGCCGGCGAAAGAGCCGCAGGACGGCACGGGCGCGGTCGTCTACGACCTGAGCCCGGAGGAGGTCACCCGGCGCCTCGCCGCCGGCAACTGGCAGTCGCCGACCCCACAGTTCATGGCCGGCCTGCCGCGCGACCCGAAGCAGCTGCTCGAGCGCATCTACCGCGACTCGAAGGGCCAGTGGGACAGCCACGACGACGAGGCGTTCCTCTTCGTCCGGGACGTCCTGCGCTCGGGCGTCGTACCGGCCGACCTGCGGGCGGCCCTGTTCAGTGCCGCCGCGCTGATCCCGGGGGTGCGCCTGGTTAGCGACTCGGTCAACCTGGAAGGGCGCCACGGCGTGGCGGTCGCCATGTCCGACGAGGGTAAGACCCGTGTCGAGATGATCTTCGACCCGGAGACCGGTGACGTGATCGGCGAGCGTGAAGTGCTGCTGACCCCGAACCACATCGAGGGGGTACCGGCGGGCACCGCAGTCGCGTACACCGCGGTGAGCCGGCAGGTCGTTGGCGCGATGGGGGCGACGGCCAAGAACTAG
- a CDS encoding RNA polymerase sigma factor: MWNEPPRDGPPEPPACTDAELIARSGDLPEAFAVLFDRHAAALHRYLARRAGGLIAEDLVAQAFLVAFEQRARYDVRRPDARAWLYGIATNLLRRHHRDEERLLRALARTGVDTTSAHPCPADQIADRLDANAMSQRLAAAIAGLPAVERDVLLLHAWAELDLEEVGRALDIPSGTVRSRLHRARKRLRPLASLMSGAANDHAFTKEELRYG; the protein is encoded by the coding sequence ATCTGGAACGAGCCGCCCCGCGACGGTCCACCGGAGCCGCCGGCGTGCACCGACGCGGAATTGATCGCACGCTCAGGTGACCTGCCCGAGGCGTTCGCAGTCCTGTTCGACCGGCACGCGGCCGCGTTGCACCGGTACCTCGCCCGGCGAGCCGGTGGCCTCATCGCCGAAGACCTCGTCGCGCAGGCCTTTCTCGTCGCGTTCGAGCAGCGCGCCCGGTACGACGTGCGCCGCCCCGACGCGCGCGCCTGGCTCTACGGCATCGCGACGAACCTGCTGCGGCGGCACCACCGGGACGAGGAGCGGCTGCTCCGCGCCCTCGCCCGCACGGGCGTCGACACCACGTCGGCGCATCCCTGCCCGGCCGACCAGATCGCGGACCGGCTCGACGCGAACGCGATGTCTCAGCGGCTCGCCGCCGCGATCGCCGGACTTCCGGCGGTGGAACGCGACGTCCTGCTGCTGCACGCCTGGGCCGAGCTTGACCTCGAAGAGGTCGGCCGGGCCCTGGACATCCCGTCGGGCACGGTGCGCTCGCGGCTGCACCGGGCTCGCAAACGGCTGCGGCCCCTGGCCAGCCTCATGAGCGGAGCCGCGAACGACCACGCATTCACAAAGGAGGAACTTCGGTATGGATGA